In the Populus trichocarpa isolate Nisqually-1 chromosome 1, P.trichocarpa_v4.1, whole genome shotgun sequence genome, one interval contains:
- the LOC18095006 gene encoding AAA-ATPase At4g25835 gives MEILSQLWSLLGLLTVLQNILPTQLLSLLHSLYESLQDFISPYSYFDIPEFNGYCGVEINDLYRHVNLYLNSVNSSATASTCRRFTLSRSKSSNCISFTIAPNHTIHDSFNGHSLSWTHHVDTVQDSLEEKRSFTLKLPKRLRHLLLSPYIQHVTSRAEEFERVSRERRLFTNNGNASYESGWVSVPFRHPSTFETLALEPHLKKQMMEDLKAFASGREFYHRVGRAWKRGYLLYGPPGSGKSSLIAAMANYLCYDVYDLELTKVTDNSELRALLIQTSNRSIIVIEDIDCSLDLTADRMMKATTATATRRKRSSSSGYNKDLGTGNDQLLEESGRVTLSGLLNFTDGLWSCCGEERIIVFTTNHRENVDPALVRCGRMDVHVSLGTCGMHAFKALAMNYLGIEWHSSFDVVESCIRSGGALTPAQIGEILLRNRGNNVDLAIKEVVSAMQARILSTGSTEHLNTSIEYEDMAALTRSPQSVLTVGSPENWDSSPGKTNGKKRKAKFLVRLRSLTKSDSGRRGV, from the coding sequence ATGGAGATATTGTCACAACTTTGGTCACTCTTAGGCCTTCTCACAGTTCTTCAAAACATCTTACCTACACAACTCCTCTCCCTTCTTCACTCCCTCTATGAGTCCCTCCAGGACTTCATCTCCCCATATTCATACTTTGACATCCCTGAATTTAATGGCTACTGTGGTGTTGAAATCAATGATCTCTACCGCCATGTCAACCTCTATCTCAACTCTGTCAATTCCTCTGCCACTGCCTCCACCTGCCGACGCTTCACCCTCTCCCGTTCCAAGTCATCCAATTGCATTTCCTTCACTATAGCTCCCAATCATACCATCCACGACTCCTTCAATGGCCATTCTCTTTCTTGGACACACCATGTGGACACTGTCCAGGACTCATTAGAAGAGAAACGTAGCTTCACTCTCAAGCTTCCAAAGCGACTCCGGCATTTGCTGCTGTCGCCTTATATCCAGCACGTGACATCACGTGCTGAAGAGTTTGAGCGAGTGTCAAGAGAAAGGAGGCTGTTTACTAACAATGGCAATGCTTCATACGAGTCAGGCTGGGTCTCAGTTCCTTTCCGTCATCCATCCACCTTCGAAACGCTGGCTCTGGAGCCTCACTTGAAGAAGCAGATGATGGAGGACTTGAAGGCATTTGCTAGTGGCAGAGAGTTTTATCACAGAGTTGGACGGGCATGGAAGAGGGGATACTTGCTTTATGGTCCACCAGGGTCGGGCAAATCAAGTCTGATAGCTGCAATGGCTAATTATTTGTGCTATGATGTTTATGATCTTGAACTCACCAAAGTCACTGACAACTCAGAGCTCAGAGCTCTACTAATCCAGACTAGTAATCGATCAATAATTGTCATTGAGGACATAGACTGCTCCCTTGATCTGACTGCTGATAGAATGATGAAGGCCACTACTGCTACTGCAACAAGAAGGAaaagatcatcatcatcaggtTATAATAAGGACCTGGGTACAGGCAATGATCAGTTATTAGAGGAGAGTGGGCGTGTTACCTTATCAGGTCTCCTCAACTTCACAGATGGATTATGGTCTTGTTGTGGGGAGGAGAGGATAATAGTGTTCACAACCAATCATCGAGAAAATGTGGATCCTGCATTGGTTCGATGCGGGCGGATGGACGTGCATGTTAGCTTAGGCACCTGTGGGATGCATGCATTCAAGGCATTGGCTATGAACTATCTTGGGATAGAGTGGCATTCTTCTTTTGATGTGGTAGAGAGCTGTATACGGTCAGGTGGCGCACTCACTCCTGCTCAGATAGGGGAGATATTGCTGCGGAATAGAGGGAACAATGTTGATTTAGCAATAAAAGAAGTGGTGTCTGCAATGCAAGCCAGAATTTTGAGTACTGGCAGCACTGAACATCTAAATACCAGTATAGAGTATGAAGATATGGCGGCCTTGACAAGGTCACCTCAGAGTGTGTTAACGGTGGGGTCACCGGAGAATTGGGACTCATCTCCGGGGAAGACTAATGGAAAGAAGAGGAAGGCAAAGTTTCTTGTTAGATTAAGATCTTTGACCAAGTCTGACTCTGGTAGAAGGGGTGTGTGA